In a single window of the Nicotiana tomentosiformis chromosome 8, ASM39032v3, whole genome shotgun sequence genome:
- the LOC104101421 gene encoding uncharacterized protein, whose protein sequence is MAPFEALYGRKCHSPVGWFEPDEAQLLGSDLVQQALEKVTLIRERLRTAQSRQKFYADKRVHDLEFMKGEKGFLKVSPMKGVMRFGRRGKLSPRYIAPYEILDRIGSVAYRLALPPRLSIVHLVFHVSMLRRYISDDSHKIQPEDVELDEDLTYEESSIAILDTQVRQLRSKKVASVKVLWRNHPTEEATWECEADMRSKYPQLFETSGTISKWFEDERLFKWGRM, encoded by the coding sequence ATGGCGCCGTTTGAAGCTCTATATGGTCGTAAATGTcattcaccagttggatggtttgaacctgATGAAGCACAGCTATTGGGTTCGGATTTGGTTCAACAAGCTTTGGAGAAAGTTACATTGATACGAGAACGACTTCGGACAGCTCAAAGTAGACAAAAATTCTATGCAGATAAGAGAGTTCATGATTTGGAATTCATGAAAGGAGAAAAAGGCTTTTTGAAGGTGTCCCCTATGAAAGGAGTCATGAGATTCGGGCGCAGAGGCAAGCTAAGCCCGAGGTATATTGCtccgtatgagattttagatcgAATCGGATCGGTGGCGTATAGACTTGCTTTGCCTCCGAGGTTATCTATAGTTCATcttgtatttcatgtgtctatgcttagaCGATATATTAGTGATGATAGCCATAAGATTCAGCCTGAGGATGTGGAGCTTGATGAGgacttgacttatgaagaaagTTCGATAGCTATTCTTGATACGCAAGTGCGACAATTGAGGTCGAAGAAGgttgcttcagtgaaagtgttgtggcgcaACCATCCCACAGAAGAAGCTACGTGGGAGTGTGAAGCAGATATGCGAAGCAAGTATCCTCAGTTGTTTGAGACGTCAGGTACAATTTCTAAAtggttcgaggacgaacgcttgtttaagtgggggagaatgtaa
- the LOC138897977 gene encoding uncharacterized protein, with product MDDMSGIRKDNAAHAENVETSDGQSTPAQNDLVLQLEQKILELQAELEQPDVELPEGYKPPKFEMFDGTGDLEVHLRTYCDKLVGVGKDERIRMKLFMRSLTGDALSWYISQNPKKWVSWVSMALDFMDRFKFNTENVPDIFYIQNFKKKPTETFREYATRWRSEATKVRPALEEEQMNKFFVRAQDPQYYERLMVIENHKFSDIIKLGERIEEGIKSGMVTNFEALHATNKALQSGGISKKKEVGVVMVA from the exons atggatgacatgagtggtatcaggaaagataACGCTGCGCATgcggaaaatgttgaaacttcagatggtcagagtactccggcacagaatgATTTGGTTCTACAGTTGGAGCAGAAAATACTGGAATTGCAAgcggaacttgagcag ccagacgtagaactgccagagggttacaaacctcctaagttcgagaTGTTTGACGGAACAGGTGACCTAGAGGTACATCTAAGGACATACTGTGACAAGCTCGTAGGAGTTGGAAAGGATGAGAGGATTCGaatgaagttgttcatgagaaGTCTCACTGGAGACGCCCTATCTTGGTACATTAGTCAAAATCCCAAGAAGTGGGTTagttgggtaagcatggcattgGATTTCATGGATCGATTCAAGTTTAATACGGAGAATGTACCAGACATATTCTACATACAGAAtttcaagaagaagccaacggagACTTTCCGTgagtatgctactcgatggagATCGGAAGCTACGAAAGTAAGGCCTGCAttggaagaagaacagatgaacaAGTTCTTCGTCCGGGCTCAGGATCCACAATACTATGAAAGGTTAATGGTTATCGAGAATCACAAattctctgacatcatcaaattgggggAAAGGATTGAAGAAGGGATCAAGAGCGGAATGGTAACTAATTTTGAGGCATTACATGCTACAAACAAAGCATTGCAGTCAGGGGGTatatccaagaagaaagaagtaggggtCGTGATGGTAGCCTAA